The following are from one region of the Juglans regia cultivar Chandler chromosome 10, Walnut 2.0, whole genome shotgun sequence genome:
- the LOC108983382 gene encoding auxilin-related protein 2-like, which yields MNDFENLLTTDLGFKPQGKAAPMSASKSSSSSSNLRSARTRPSSNSFDDRDSLFTSTGPQHRSHDFGSEFGDLFGSARFSTKSESTATTASFNFDALRDSGAPNVSAPPVYDKPVYDDDIFDGVPGLKSSSSRAKHEDVFASVSASSAKGSDALDDLLAGFGKSERESKGSGVRGSEREVKGVPAGFDDLIPGFGGTSAPSERPTSQASRSSEPSVSAARSSSNVMEDPFYVSESTSHPAVSSPEHMANPLEEFSRFSNSQSMKSEGLSAANGGVFDDMDPFNGLGKAVPAFSSERKSRVKDKSPVRTDMSTSWNRTSTSKDPIVKTSARSSETHSQKKLPVESDQESHQNLFEMPTFSMDSHNPFGQTASPPSYGNSSSNEANTQVDMSPRSEEKLESSEDVWLTVSEVRLFTQPTSAPPPSRPPPPRPVQVTNSKGRSGSPAYTNSRKKMNEYNSFPNSAHYYQSPKSAPTAARESVASPFNDLEDFPMDRSQDNVDEHANGLSEELGMNSAAAAAAMKEAMDRAEAKFRHAREVRGRESTKSARSRDAVQLEKDERTMQDERALREKQERLDRERLQWEREEEEKEQKRLEKEREREEKEKEQRRLEKERERAREIEREREKARQAVERATREARERAAAEARLRAEKTAVEKANAEARERAERAAVQRAQAEARERAAAGAKERAEKAAAEARDRASVARAEAEARLRAERAAVERAAAEARERAAAAARMNQQKNENDLDSFFGMGSRASGAPRPRANSSDSVFDSQSQNRQEPEVTRKSAATSSNIRKVNPTTNFVDDLSSIFGAAPSSGEFQEVEGESEDRRRARLERHQRTQERAAKALAEKNQRDLQTQRDQAERHRIAETLDVEIKRWAAGKEGNLRALLSTLQYVLWPECGWQPVSLTDMITAPAVKKVYRKATLSIHPDKVQQKGATLQQKYVAEKVFDLLKEAWNKFNSEELF from the exons ATGAACGACTTCGAGAACCTCTTAACCACAGATTTGGGCTTCAAGCCCCAGGGCAAAGCCGCCCCGATGTCCGCCTCCaaatcctcctcctcttcctctaatCTTAGATCGGCGCGCACTCGTCCATCCTCCAATTCTTTCGACGATCGCGATTCCCTGTTTACCTCCACCGGCCCACAACATAGATCCCATGACTTTGGCTCCGAATTCGGCGATCTCTTCGGTTCCGCGCGGTTCTCCACCAAATCTGAGAGCACGGCAACCACGGCGTCTTTCAATTTCGATGCCTTACGCGATTCCGGTGCCCCCAATGTTTCGGCTCCTCCGGTTTACGATAAGCCGGTGTACGACGACGACATTTTCGACGGCGTGCCGGGGCTGAAGAGCTCTTCGTCGAGGGCGAAGCATGAAGACGTTTTTGCGTCGGTTTCGGCGTCATCGGCCAAGGGCAGTGATGCGCTTGATGATCTTCTGGCGGGATTTGGGAAGTCGGAGCGTGAGTCAAAGGGTTCGGGCGTAAGGGGATCGGAGAGAGAGGTGAAGGGTGTGCCGGCAGGTTTCGATGATTTGATACCCGGGTTTGGTGGTACAAGTGCCCCTAGTGAAAG GCCAACTTCACAGGCCAGTCGGTCCTCAGAACCATCTGTGAGTGCAGCTAGATCTTCCTCCAATGTGATGGAAGACCCCTTTTATGTATCAGAATCAACTTCCCATCCTGCTGTTTCATCTCCCGAGCATATGGCCAATCCATTGGAAGAATTCAGTAGGTTTAGCAATTCACAAAGCATGAAAAGTGAGGGTTTATCTGCTGCTAATGGGGGAGTATTTGATGATATGGATCCCTTTAATGGCCTTGGGAAAGCTGTACCAGCATTTTCATCGGAGAGGAAGAGTAGGGTCAAGGACAAGAGCCCTGTAAGGACAGATATGAGCACAAGTTGGAATAGAACTTCCACCAGTAAAGACCCAATTGTGAAAACTTCCGCTAGGAGTTCTGAAACCCACTCACAGAAGAAGCTGCCTGTTGAAAGTGATCAGGAGTCTCATCAGAACTTGTTTGAGATGCCAACATTTTCAATGGATTCTCATAACCCTTTTGGTCAAACAGCTTCTCCCCCTTCCTATGGAAATTCTAGTTCTAACGAAGCAAATACTCAAGTGGATATGTCTCCTAGATCTGAAGAGAAATTGGAATCATCTGAGGATGTATGGTTGACCGTATCAGAGGTTCGTCTCTTCACACAACCAACAAGTGCTCCACCACCTTCAAGACCCCCTCCTCCAAGACCAGTTCAAGTTACAAATTCAAAGGGACGATCAGGTTCCCCTGCTTACACAAATTCAAGAAAGAAGATGAACGAGTATAATTCTTTCCCAAATTCTGCTCATTACTATCAAAGTCCTAAGTCAGCTCCTACTGCAGCAAGAGAATCAGTTGCATCTCCATTCAATGACCTTGAAGACTTTCCGATGGATAGGAGTCAAGATAATGTTGACGAACATGCAAATGGTCTTTCTGAAGAATTGGGGATGAactctgctgctgctgctgctgccatGAAAGAGGCTATGGATAGAGCTGAGGCTAAATTCAGGCATGCAAGGGAAGTTAGGGGGAGAGAGAGTACAAAATCTGCTAGAAGTAGAGATGCTGTGCAGCTGGAAAAAGACGAGAGAACTATGCAAGATGAGAGAGCACTAAGAGAAAAACAAGAAAGGTTAGACCGTGAACGGTTGCAGTGGGaaagggaagaggaagagaaggaacaaaaaagacttgaaaaagagagggaaagggaggagAAGGAGAAAGAACAAAGGAGACTTGAGAAGGAAAGGGAGAGAGCAAGGGAGAttgagagggaaagggaaaagGCCAGACAAGCTGTGGAAAGGGCCACTAGGGAAGCACGTGAAAGAGCAGCTGCTGAAGCTCGTCTAAGAGCTGAAAAAACTGCTGTGGAGAAGGCAAATGCTGAAGCTCGAGAACGTGCTGAAAGGGCTGCTGTCCAGAGAGCCCAAGCTGAAGCTCGTGAAAGGGCAGCAGCAGGGGCGAAGGAAAGAGCTGAAAAGGCTGCAGCAGAAGCCAGGGACAGAGCTTCTGTAGCAAGGGCTGAGGCCGAAGCACGACTAAGAGCAGAACGAGCTGCTGTGGAAAGGGCTGCTGCAGAGGCTCGAGAAAGGGCTGCAGCTGCTGCAAGGATGAACcaacaaaagaatgaaaatgatcTTGATTCCTTCTTTGGCATGGGTTCTCGAGCTAGCGGTGCACCAAGGCCTAGGGCTAACTCTTCG GACTCAGTTTTCGATAGTCAATCTCAGAACAGGCAAGAGCCTGAAGTGACAAGGAAATCTGCTGCAACTTCCTCAAATATCAGGAAAGTGAATCCGACAACAAATTTTGTTGATGACCTTTCTTCAATTTTCGGAG CTGCTCCATCATCTGGAGAGTTCCAGGAAGTTGAAGGGGAAAGTGAAGACAGACGAAGAGCTAGGTTGGAACGCCACCAGAGGACCCAGGAGCGTGCG GCAAAAGCATTGGCTGAGAAGAATCAGAGAGACCTTCAAACTCAGAGGGATCAAGCCGAGAGACAT AGGATTGCTGAAACCCTGGATGTTGAGATCAAGCGTTGGGCTGCAGGGAAAGAGGGCAATTTGCGTGCTTTGCTCTCGACTTTGCAATAT GTGCTCTGGCCAGAATGTGGTTGGCAGCCCGTTTCTTTGACTGATATGATCACAGCGCCTGCAGTTAAAAAGGTCTATAGGAAGGCAACGTTGTCCATCCACCCTGATAAGGTGCAACAAAAGGGCGCCACGcttcaacaaaaatatgttgcgGAGAAAGTGTTCGATCTCCTTAAG GAAGCTTGGAATAAGTTCAATTCAGAGGagcttttttaa